Genomic DNA from Deltaproteobacteria bacterium:
AAAGGGTTGCAGTCATGTGCAATGGACAGGTCGTTGAACTGGCGCCGGTTCGGGAGTTTTTCAAAAACGCAGTCCATCCTTATAGCCACTACCTTTTGGAGGCCGCGTTCGCCTCTCATGGAATGACCGCTCGAATAGACTCGAAGAAAGTGGCGACCCGGAGCGAGATGGAAATGAGGAGTGAAAACAGCTGTCGTTTTGCGGGTCGATGCGCCCACGCGGAAGAGATGAAAGATCTCTGTTGGTCTGTCAACCCACCGGAAACATTCCTCAATCCAGATCACTTTGTGAGATGTCACAGAATTTCGGAGGGTAAATAGGTTGCCGGATATACTAAACGTGGAAAACCTACATAAGCGGTTCCCTCTTAAGAAAGGAGGGGCTGTTTGTGCGGTCAATGGTATCACATTTTCGATCCCCAAGGGGAAAACTCTCGGACTCGTTGGAGAAAGCGGCTGTGGTAAAACGACAACAGGCCGATGCATCGTTCGTTTGATCGAACCAACGGAGGGCAGGGTCATTTATGACGGTAAGGACGTAACTCGAGTTTCCGAGCGTGAGTTTAGAAATCTGAGGTCCGAAATTCAAATTGTCTTTCAGGAGCCTTACGATGCCTTGAATCCAAGAAAGAAGGTAAGACAGATACTGGAAGATCCGTTGATGGTGAGTGGGAGATTTGATAAGGTTGAACGTTTGGAAAGGGTGAGAGAAGCTTTGGAAATGGTGGAACTGACCGACGACCGTCTGAATAAGTACCCTATTCAGTTAACTCAGGGCGAGCAACAGAGAATCGGAGTCGCCCGGGCTCTTATCACAAATCCAAAAGTCGTCGTCCTTGACGAACCTACATCATTGTTGGATATACGTTTCCGTGCAGAAATCGTGGTACTTCTGAAAAAATTACAAGAAAAACTAGGCATTTCTTATCTCTTCATCACCCACGACTTGGTTGTCATATCTGAGCTCAGCCACCGGGTGGCGATAATGTATCTGGGGAGAATCGTTGAAGAGGGACCAGCACACGCAGTTTTCGGATCTCCCCTACACCCCTACACACGTGCCTTACTCGCTGCAGGACTGCTGCCAGACCCAGACCAAGAAAAGGTGGAATTCGTATTGAAGGGAGAGGTACCGAGCCCTGTGAACCTGCCCGACAACAGATGCAATTTGGCTCCACGCTGTCCACTGGCAAAAACCCATTGTTATGAGTCACTTCCTAAACTGCAGGAATTGGGAGAAGGCCACTTTGTTGCCTGCTTTGAAGCTACTCACCCGTAGCAACCCATACCGTGGCGAACAGGAGGGAACATGAGTGAGATTCGGAAGATATCAGAAAGCCGCCTCCGAGAGTTGTACAAAAGGCTATTGATGGTTCGCCGATTCGAAGAAAAGGTGGACGAACTGTTCAGAAAGGGGAAAATATACGGGACGGTCCACGTTTCGGTCGGGCAGGAGGCTGTGGCGGTCGGGGTTGCTGAGGCATTACGCGCGGATGATCTCGTGATCGCCACCCATCGAGGCCACGGCCATTGTTTGATGAGGGGAGCCGATCCCAGGCTGATGATGGCTGAGCTTCTAGGAAAGGCTACGGGGCTGTGCGGGGGCAAGGGCGGATCGATGCACATTGTGGATGCGAAGCGCGGAATGTTGGGCGCCATGGGGATTGTTGGTGAAGGGATGCCGATCGCGGCGGGAGTCGGCCTGGCACTCAAGATGCAGAAAAGGGAGCAGGTCTGTGTCTGTTTTTTTGGAGACAATGCGTCCAACGGGGGGCCATTTCATGAGTCCCTCAATGTATCGGCTTTGTGGAAGCTCCCGGTAGTCTTCGTCTGTGAGAACAACCTCTACGGTCTGTCGGTTCCGCTGAAAAAGACTTCAGCCGTCGAAGACATTGCCGTCCAGGCAAAAGCCTATGATATACCAGGGATTGTAGTGGACGGCATGGATGTTTTGGCTGTATACGACGAAGCCAGGAAGGCTGTGAGAAGGGCCCGCCGTGGAAAGGGGCCGTCGCTTCTGGAGTGCAAGACGTATCGATTCCTGGGCCACTCAAGAGGCGATCCGGCCTACGGGCCATATCGCTCCAAGGAGGAACTGGTAGCGTGGAAGAAGAGAGACCCTCTGTTGGTCATTAACAAAGACGGCCGGCTGAGTCCTGAGGATGTTAAGGAAGTCGAAAAAGAAGTTTCCGAAATGATTGAGCAAGCCGTCCGCTATGCAGAGAAAAGTCCTGAGCCTGATGCCGGAACGGTACTCGAAGACATCTATGTCCAGGAAAGGTGTAGCCCGTCATGAGAGAGATCAAATATGCAGAGGCGCTCCGTGAGGCCCTGGCCGAGGAAATGCGCAGGGATGAAAGGGTTTTCGTATTCGGAGAGGATGTTGAACTCGGCTATGCATTCACCGTGTGCAAGGGATTGATCGACGAGTTTGGTCCCGAGCGGGTTTTTGACACACCGATTTGTGAACAGACGATTGTGGGCGTGGCTGTGGGATCCTCCATGATGGGCATGCGGCCGGTTCCCGAGATCCAGTTCTGTGACCTGCTTCCCCTGTGCATGGATCAGATATGTAATCAGGCGGCCAAGCTTCGTTACATGTCCGGAGGACAGGTCTCTTTCCCTCTGGTCGTCCGGAGCCCTGCCGGTCGATGGGGGGGATTTGCGGCCCAGCACTCACAGACACTCGATGCCTGGTTCATGAATGTTCCGGGGCTCAAGGTGGCTGTGCCGGCAACGCCGTACGATGCTAAGGGCCTCTTGAAGGCGGCTATTCGGGATGAAGATCCGGTATTGTTTATCGAACGAAAGCTCCTTTACCAGATTCCCGGGCCGGTTCCTGAAGAGGAGTACATTGTGTCTTTTGGGGAAGCGAGAACTCATCGGGAGGGTAGCGATCTGACTATTGTGGCTATCGGCCGCATGGTGGGGATAGCCTTGGAGGCCTCCGAGGTACTCGAAAGAGAGGGAGTCACCGCGACGGTCCTGGATCCGAGAACCCTCATTCCCCTTGACAAAAAGGCCATCCTTGAATCGGTGACAAAAACCCATCGAGCCGTGATCGTTGAGGAAGGTCCCAAGACAGGGGGAGTGGGGGGGGAAATCGCTGCCTTGATTGCAGAAGAGGTCCTGGACTCTTTGGACGCGCCGATCCGCCGGATTGCAGCCTTGGATGCACCGATTCCTTTCAATTCGGCCTTAGAGGACTCTGTTTTCCCGAACGCGCACAGAGTGGTCGAAGTCGTCAGGGACTTGATGTCGTTCTGAACCAGAAGTTCGGTGGGATTGTCTACCAGGGCGGTTGGAAGGGGTACGCGATGGCAACTGAGGTAACCATACCCAACCTGGGTTACACGATGACCGTAGCCAAGATATTGAGATGGCTGAAATCTGTTGGCGATACGGTGGAAGCCGGGGAAACCCTGCTGGAGATCGAGACAGATAAAGTGACCTATGGCATAGAGTCTCCAGCCACCGGGATCGTCAAGGCACTCGTTGTGAATGAGGGAGAGGAAGTGCCCGTGGGAGGCGTCGTGGCGATCGTCGGCGCGGCTGACGAAGAGATCGACGTTGGCCTCTACCGGAACGGTGAAAAGGAGAAGCCGGCCGTCGAGGTCGGCCGGGCTCGACTACCCCAGGGGGCTCCCCCGACCGCTCCGCGGCCAATGAGGAACGGCGTACCGGCCTCACCATTGGTTAGAAAGGTCGCCAGGGATAAGGGGATTGACCTTTCGTTGATTAGGGGATCGGGCCGTTCGGGAAGAATTCGGATGGCCGATCTGGAGAAGTATCTTAGGGAGTTCAAGCAGGCCAGAGCCGGAGCACCCCCCACGAACGAGCCGGGCGAAATCGCAGAGATTATTCCCATGACACCCATTCGCCGGACCATTGCCCAGCGGCTCTCTCAGAGCTCTCATGACGCTCCTCATTTCAATCTGTTTACAGAAGTTGACATGGCCGAGGCCATAAAGCTGCGTGAAATCGTGAGAGAGAAGATCGAGTGGAAAACCGGTGTGAAGCTTTCTCTGAATGACATCTACATCAAGACGGTAGCCGCTGTGCTTGGAGACTATCCCCGTCTCAATGCCAGATTGGAGGGTGATCAGATCGAAGTGTTCAGAAACATCAACATCGGTCTGGCGGTGGCTCTTGACGACGGGTTGATTGTCCCAGCCATCGAAAAGGCGGACCGGAAAAGCCTCTGGCAGATTGCCACTGAACGAAAGGATTTGGTGGAGCGGGCCCGCAACGGCCGTCTGTCCTTACACGAACTGGAGCGAGGAACGTTCACGATATCGAACCTAGGAATGTATGACATTGTCGCTTTTACCTCCATTCTCAACCCGCCCCAGACCGGTATCTTGTCTATTGGCAAGACCATGGACAGGCCCATTGTCAGAGATGGGTCGGTTGTCATCCGACCCATGGTCGCGATGACCCTGGCCGTGGATCACCGGGTCGTTGACGGTGCGGTGGGAGCGCGGTTTCTTCGGGATCTCAAGAGTGCGCTTGAGAATCCCTACCTGCTGTTCTGATTGATTCCATGGATGAGGCTTTGGAGATGAGCAAGAGAGTTGTGATCATCGGCGGCGGTCCGGGCGGATACCCCGCAGCCCTCTTACTGGCGCAAAAAGGAGCGAAGGTTACCCTGATCGAGAGGGATAAGCTCGGGGGAACATGCGTGAACAGGGGGTGTATTCCCACCAAAGTTCTGCTTCATGCCGCAAATCTGATACGGGAAATCAGAAATGCCCAAGAATTCGGCATCACGGCTCGAGATGTAGGGCTGGACTTCAGCCGGTTGAGGAAGCGTAAGGATCAGGTAGTCGGCTCCCTCGTAAGTGGCGTCGAAAGACTGTGTGAAGCAAGGAAGATCCGGGTCATCAAAGGGACCGGCTTTTTTGAAACACCCCGGAGAGTCAGGGTCAGGGAGAGTGGCGAACTAATCGAGGGAGATGCGATTGTCGTTGCCACTGGATCGGTTCCAGCGACAGTACCCATCAAAGGAAGCGATGGTGTCGGTGTTATTGACAGCAACGAGGCGCTGTCAATCGAGAAGATTCCCCCTTCCATCGTGGTCATCGGGGCAGGGTACATCGGATTGGAGTTTGCCCAGATCTTCCACGCCTTGGGCTCCGGGGTCACGGTACTCGAGTTGTTGAATCAGGTGCTGCCAAACGAGGACGCCGACGTTTCCGGAGCATTGGCTCGGGCTCTCAACCAGGAGGGTATCAAGATTCGTACGGGAGCGACCGTAAGGGATATATCGGGGATTGAGGGGCACAAGACCGTTCATTACGCTGTTCAAGGAAAAGAT
This window encodes:
- a CDS encoding ATP-binding cassette domain-containing protein, which encodes MPDILNVENLHKRFPLKKGGAVCAVNGITFSIPKGKTLGLVGESGCGKTTTGRCIVRLIEPTEGRVIYDGKDVTRVSEREFRNLRSEIQIVFQEPYDALNPRKKVRQILEDPLMVSGRFDKVERLERVREALEMVELTDDRLNKYPIQLTQGEQQRIGVARALITNPKVVVLDEPTSLLDIRFRAEIVVLLKKLQEKLGISYLFITHDLVVISELSHRVAIMYLGRIVEEGPAHAVFGSPLHPYTRALLAAGLLPDPDQEKVEFVLKGEVPSPVNLPDNRCNLAPRCPLAKTHCYESLPKLQELGEGHFVACFEATHP
- a CDS encoding pyruvate dehydrogenase (acetyl-transferring) E1 component subunit alpha; the encoded protein is MSEIRKISESRLRELYKRLLMVRRFEEKVDELFRKGKIYGTVHVSVGQEAVAVGVAEALRADDLVIATHRGHGHCLMRGADPRLMMAELLGKATGLCGGKGGSMHIVDAKRGMLGAMGIVGEGMPIAAGVGLALKMQKREQVCVCFFGDNASNGGPFHESLNVSALWKLPVVFVCENNLYGLSVPLKKTSAVEDIAVQAKAYDIPGIVVDGMDVLAVYDEARKAVRRARRGKGPSLLECKTYRFLGHSRGDPAYGPYRSKEELVAWKKRDPLLVINKDGRLSPEDVKEVEKEVSEMIEQAVRYAEKSPEPDAGTVLEDIYVQERCSPS
- a CDS encoding alpha-ketoacid dehydrogenase subunit beta: MREIKYAEALREALAEEMRRDERVFVFGEDVELGYAFTVCKGLIDEFGPERVFDTPICEQTIVGVAVGSSMMGMRPVPEIQFCDLLPLCMDQICNQAAKLRYMSGGQVSFPLVVRSPAGRWGGFAAQHSQTLDAWFMNVPGLKVAVPATPYDAKGLLKAAIRDEDPVLFIERKLLYQIPGPVPEEEYIVSFGEARTHREGSDLTIVAIGRMVGIALEASEVLEREGVTATVLDPRTLIPLDKKAILESVTKTHRAVIVEEGPKTGGVGGEIAALIAEEVLDSLDAPIRRIAALDAPIPFNSALEDSVFPNAHRVVEVVRDLMSF
- a CDS encoding 2-oxo acid dehydrogenase subunit E2 — translated: MATEVTIPNLGYTMTVAKILRWLKSVGDTVEAGETLLEIETDKVTYGIESPATGIVKALVVNEGEEVPVGGVVAIVGAADEEIDVGLYRNGEKEKPAVEVGRARLPQGAPPTAPRPMRNGVPASPLVRKVARDKGIDLSLIRGSGRSGRIRMADLEKYLREFKQARAGAPPTNEPGEIAEIIPMTPIRRTIAQRLSQSSHDAPHFNLFTEVDMAEAIKLREIVREKIEWKTGVKLSLNDIYIKTVAAVLGDYPRLNARLEGDQIEVFRNINIGLAVALDDGLIVPAIEKADRKSLWQIATERKDLVERARNGRLSLHELERGTFTISNLGMYDIVAFTSILNPPQTGILSIGKTMDRPIVRDGSVVIRPMVAMTLAVDHRVVDGAVGARFLRDLKSALENPYLLF
- the lpdA gene encoding dihydrolipoyl dehydrogenase — encoded protein: MSKRVVIIGGGPGGYPAALLLAQKGAKVTLIERDKLGGTCVNRGCIPTKVLLHAANLIREIRNAQEFGITARDVGLDFSRLRKRKDQVVGSLVSGVERLCEARKIRVIKGTGFFETPRRVRVRESGELIEGDAIVVATGSVPATVPIKGSDGVGVIDSNEALSIEKIPPSIVVIGAGYIGLEFAQIFHALGSGVTVLELLNQVLPNEDADVSGALARALNQEGIKIRTGATVRDISGIEGHKTVHYAVQGKDYSIETSCVLMAVGRRSNTEGLALEKVGLKTENGRIVVDNQMKTTVPGIYAVGDVTGGSMLAHVATAEGLTAAENILGKSQPMNYTAVPRCIYTYPEAASVGMTEREAREAYGEILIGRFPLQATGKARILGGFGFAKLISEKKYKRIVGVHLVGPRVTDLIAEAGLAMNLECTAEEMAFTMHPHPTLSEILMESAMQIEGYRIHST